The Bos taurus isolate L1 Dominette 01449 registration number 42190680 breed Hereford chromosome 18, ARS-UCD2.0, whole genome shotgun sequence genome has a window encoding:
- the EXOSC5 gene encoding exosome complex component RRP46: protein MEGEMQTESKIRADSGTEPGPRVPGCSLRHFACEQNLLSRPDGSASFLQGDTSVLAGVYGPAEVKISKEIFNKATLEVILRPKTGLPGVAEKSRERLIRNTCEAVVLGALHPRTSITVVLQVVSDAGSLLACCLNAACMALVDAGVPMRALFCGVTCALDSDGTLMLDPTAKQEKEARAVLTFALDSVERKLLMSTTKGLYSDTELQQCLAAAQTASTHVFRFYRESLQRRYSKS from the exons ATGGAGGGGGAAATGCAGACTGAATCGAAGATCCGGGCTGATTCTGGGACAGAGCCCGGCCCTAGGGTCCCCGGCTGTAGCCTCCGGCACTTTGCCTGCGAACAGAACTTGCTTTCCCGGCCTGATGGCTCTGCCTCTTTCCTGCAAG GGGATACCTCTGTCCTGGCCGGCGTGTATGGGCCAGCCGAGGTGAAGATCAGCAAAGAGATCTTCAACAAGGCCACGCTGGAAGTGATCCTGAGGCCGAAGACCGGACTGCCTG GCGTAGCGGAGAAGAGCCGGGAGCGGCTGATCAGAAACACATGCGAAGCGGTGGTGCTGGGAGCGCTGCACCCCCGCACCTCCATAACTGTGGTACTGCAGGTCGTCAGCGATGCTGGCTCT CTCCTGGCCTGTTGCCTGAATGCCGCCTGCATGGCCCTGGTGGACGCTGGTGTGCCCATGCGGGCCCTCTTCTGTGGGGTCACTTGTGCTCTGGACTCTGATGGGACCCTCATGCTAGACCCTACTGCTAAACAGGAAAAG GAGGCCCGGGCAGTCCTGACCTTTGCCCTTGACAGCGTGGAAAGGAAGCTGCTGATGTCCACCACCAAGGGGCTCTACTCCGACACCGAG ctccagCAGTGCCTGGCTGCAGCCCAGACGGCCTCCACACACGTCTTCCGCTTCTACCGGGAATCACTACAGAGGCGTTACTCCAAGAGCTGA